One window from the genome of Oreochromis niloticus isolate F11D_XX unplaced genomic scaffold, O_niloticus_UMD_NMBU tig00008275_pilon, whole genome shotgun sequence encodes:
- the LOC109199086 gene encoding leucine-rich repeat LGI family member 2-like translates to FIESNKLETTSKYAFRGLRDLTHLSLANNNIKALPRDLLIDLDSLIELDLRGNAFECDCRAKWLMTWLKNTNATVSDVVCAGPEDMKGKRLNDMTSLQNECVSTDFILHQSVASESLSVDTFSYKNDVYVAISAPSTESCMIFQWDHIEMNFRTYDNITGQSIVGCKSVIIENEVFVIVAQLFGGSHIYKFDDDQSRFNKFQDIEVSKISKPNDIETFQIGSDWFFVIADSSKAGLSTLYKWNDNGFYSYQSLHEWYRDTDVEFLDLDGKAHLILASRSQVPVIYQWSRSNQKFILQGEIPNMEDVVVVKHFRIKEELYLAMTRYIGDSKVLRWGTKQFAEIQALPSRGSMILQPFSFKERYYLALGSDYTFSQIYLWDEDNKIFDRFKEVYIQAPRSFTVVSTDRRDFIFSSSFKGNTQIFEHIIIDLSL, encoded by the exons ATTCATTGAGAGTAACAAACTAGAGACTACATCCAAATATGCCTTCAGAGGACTCAGGGACCTGACTCACTT GTCTTTGgcaaacaataacattaaagCCTTGCCCAGGGACCTCCTCATTGACCTTGACTCCCTTATAGAGCT GGACCTGCGAGGCAATGCCTTTGAATGTGACTGCAGAGCCAAGTGGCTTATGACGTGGTTAAAGAACACCAATGCCACAGTGTCGGATGTTGTGTGTGCTGGACCAGAGGACATGAAGGGCAAGCGCCTCAATGATATGACCAGCCTGCAGAATGAGTGTGTCTCCACAG ATTTCATCCTTCATCAGTCTGTTGCCTCAGAATCGTTGTCTGTTGACACATTCAGCTATAAGAATGATGTCTACGTGGCCATTTCTGCtcccagcacagagagctgtatGATTTTCCAGTGGGACCACATAGAAATGAACTTCAGGACTTATGATAACATCACAG GTCAGTCCATTGTGGGGTGCAAATCTGTCATCATCGAAAATGAGGTGTTTGTCATTGTGGctcagctgtttggtggttcccACATTTACAAGTTTGATGACGACCAAAGCAGGTTCAATAAGTTCCAGGATATCGAAGTGTCCAAGATCTCTAAGCCCAATGATATTGAGACCTTCCAGATTGGCTCTGATTGGTTCTTTGTGATTGCTGACAGCTCAAAAGCTGGCCTCTCCACCCTCTACAAGTGGAATGATAATGGCTTTTATTCGTACCAGTCACTGCACGAGTGGTACCGCGACACGGATGTAGAGTTTCTGGACTTGGATGGGAAAGCTCACCTTATTCTAGCGAGCCGCTCACAGGTTCCAGTGATCTACCAGTGGAGCCGGAGCAACCAGAAGTTCATCCTGCAGGGTGAGATCCCCAACATGGAGGATGTAGTGGTTGTGAAACACTTCCGGATCAAGGAGGAGCTCTACCTGGCTATGACGCGGTATATCGGTGATTCCAAAGTTCTGCGTTGGGGCACCAAACAGTTTGCTGAGATCCAAGCTTTGCCCTCTCGAGGCTCCATGATTCTCCAGCCGTTCTCTTTCAAGGAACGTTACTATCTGGCTCTGGGAAGCGACTACACCTTCTCACAGATCTACCTGTGGGATGAGGACAACAAAATCTTTGACCGCTTTAAGGAGGTGTACATCCAAGCCCCACGCTCTTTCACCGTGGTATCTACCGACCGCAGggactttattttttcctcgaGCTTCAAGGGAAACACGCAGATCTTTGAGCACATCATCATCGACCTGAGCTTGTGA